In one Streptomyces sp. NBC_00597 genomic region, the following are encoded:
- a CDS encoding sodium-translocating pyrophosphatase, which produces MTGLFTPNAPIGNSDLAAAVLTDENRLIVMVIAAVALAALVVAQILVRQVLAADEGTDSMKEIAAAVQEGANAYLGRQLRTLGIFAVVVFFLLFLLPADDWTQRAGRSAFFLVGALFSAATGYIGMRLAVRANVRVAAAAREATPAEGEAAKDLTEVSHKAMRIAFRTGGVVGMFTVGLGLLGASCVVLVYAADAPKVLEGFGLGAALIAMFMRVGGGIFTKAADVGADLVGKVEQGIPEDDPRNAATIADNVGDNVGDCAGMAADLFESYAVTLVAALILGKAAFGDLGLAFPLIVPAIGVVTAMIGIFAVSPRRSDRSGMTAINRGFFISAVISLVLVGIAVFAYLPASYKDLVGVENASITNHSGDPRILALVAVAIGILLAALIQQLTGYFTETNRRPVRDIGKSSLTGAATVVLAGISVGLESAVYTALLIGLGVYGAFLLGGTSIMLALFAVALAGTGLLTTVGVIVAMDTFGPVSDNAQGIAEMSGDVEGAGAQVLTDLDAVGNTTKAITKGIAIATAVLAAAALFGSYSDAIAGAIKQVGAKAGEMNLSLDIAQPNNLVGLILGAAVVFLFSGLAINAVSRSAGAVVYEVRRQFREHPGIMDYSEKPEYGRVVDICTKDALRELATPGLLAVLTPIAVGFSLGVGALGSFLAGAIGTGTLMAVFLANSGGAWDNAKKLVEDGHHGGKGSEAHAATVIGDTVGDPFKDTAGPAINPLLKVMNLVALLIAPAVVQFSYGADASATVRAIVAVLAIAVIITAVYISKRRGIAVGDEDEGEGASAERVSQQADPAVVS; this is translated from the coding sequence ATGACGGGGCTCTTCACCCCCAACGCGCCGATCGGGAACTCCGATCTGGCAGCCGCAGTACTCACCGATGAAAATCGGCTCATCGTCATGGTGATCGCGGCCGTGGCACTTGCCGCACTCGTCGTCGCGCAGATCCTGGTCCGCCAGGTCCTCGCCGCCGACGAGGGAACCGACAGCATGAAGGAAATCGCCGCCGCCGTCCAGGAAGGCGCCAACGCCTACCTCGGCCGGCAGTTGCGCACCCTCGGGATCTTCGCCGTCGTCGTGTTCTTCCTGCTCTTCCTGCTCCCCGCCGACGACTGGACGCAGCGGGCGGGACGTTCCGCCTTCTTCCTCGTGGGCGCCCTCTTCTCGGCGGCCACCGGCTACATCGGCATGCGGCTCGCGGTCCGCGCCAACGTCCGCGTCGCCGCCGCAGCACGCGAGGCCACCCCGGCCGAGGGCGAGGCCGCCAAGGACCTGACCGAGGTCTCCCACAAGGCCATGCGGATCGCCTTCCGCACCGGTGGCGTCGTCGGCATGTTCACCGTCGGCCTCGGCCTGCTCGGCGCCTCCTGCGTCGTCCTGGTCTACGCCGCCGACGCCCCCAAGGTCCTGGAGGGCTTCGGGCTCGGCGCCGCCCTGATCGCGATGTTCATGCGCGTCGGCGGCGGCATCTTCACCAAGGCCGCCGACGTCGGCGCCGACCTGGTCGGCAAGGTCGAGCAGGGCATTCCGGAGGACGACCCGCGCAATGCCGCGACCATCGCCGACAATGTGGGCGACAACGTCGGCGACTGCGCCGGTATGGCGGCCGACCTCTTCGAGTCGTACGCCGTCACCCTCGTGGCCGCGCTCATCCTCGGCAAGGCCGCCTTCGGCGACCTGGGCCTGGCATTCCCGCTGATCGTCCCCGCGATCGGCGTCGTCACCGCCATGATCGGCATCTTCGCGGTCTCCCCGCGCCGTTCCGACCGCAGCGGAATGACCGCCATCAACCGCGGCTTCTTCATCTCCGCCGTGATCTCGCTGGTCCTGGTCGGCATCGCCGTCTTCGCCTACCTGCCGGCCAGCTACAAGGACCTCGTCGGCGTCGAGAACGCCTCGATCACCAACCACTCCGGTGACCCGCGCATCCTGGCCCTCGTCGCCGTCGCGATCGGCATCCTGCTCGCGGCCCTGATCCAGCAGCTGACCGGCTACTTCACCGAGACCAACCGCCGTCCCGTCCGGGACATCGGCAAGTCCTCCCTGACCGGCGCGGCCACCGTTGTCCTCGCCGGTATCTCCGTCGGCCTGGAGTCCGCCGTCTACACGGCGCTGCTCATCGGCCTCGGCGTGTACGGGGCGTTCCTGCTCGGCGGTACGTCGATCATGCTGGCGCTCTTCGCGGTGGCCCTGGCCGGCACCGGTCTGCTCACCACCGTCGGCGTCATCGTCGCCATGGACACCTTCGGGCCCGTCTCCGACAACGCCCAGGGCATCGCCGAGATGTCCGGCGACGTCGAGGGCGCCGGTGCGCAGGTCCTGACCGACCTGGACGCCGTCGGCAACACCACCAAGGCCATCACCAAGGGCATCGCGATCGCCACCGCCGTGCTCGCCGCGGCCGCGCTGTTCGGCTCGTACAGCGACGCCATCGCGGGCGCGATCAAGCAGGTCGGGGCCAAGGCGGGCGAGATGAACCTCAGCCTGGACATCGCCCAGCCCAACAACCTCGTCGGCCTGATCCTGGGCGCCGCGGTCGTGTTCCTGTTCTCCGGCCTCGCCATCAACGCCGTCTCCCGCTCCGCGGGCGCCGTCGTCTACGAGGTGCGCCGCCAGTTCCGCGAGCACCCCGGGATCATGGACTACTCCGAGAAGCCCGAGTACGGGCGCGTCGTGGACATCTGCACCAAGGACGCGCTGCGCGAACTCGCCACGCCCGGCCTGCTCGCCGTCCTGACCCCGATCGCGGTCGGGTTCTCGCTCGGCGTCGGTGCGCTCGGCTCGTTCCTCGCGGGCGCCATCGGAACCGGCACCCTGATGGCGGTCTTCCTCGCCAACTCCGGTGGTGCGTGGGACAACGCGAAGAAGCTCGTCGAGGACGGCCACCACGGCGGCAAGGGCAGCGAGGCCCACGCCGCGACCGTCATCGGCGACACGGTCGGCGACCCGTTCAAGGACACGGCGGGTCCCGCGATCAACCCGCTGCTCAAGGTCATGAACCTGGTGGCCCTGCTGATCGCCCCGGCGGTCGTGCAGTTCAGCTACGGCGCGGACGCGAGCGCGACCGTCCGTGCGATCGTCGCGGTCCTCGCCATCGCCGTCATCATCACCGCGGTGTACATCTCCAAGCGCCGCGGCATCGCGGTCGGGGACGAGGACGAGGGCGAGGGGGCGTCCGCCGAGCGGGTCTCCCAGCAGGCCGATCCCGCGGTGGTTTCCTGA
- a CDS encoding ATP-binding protein: MATVELRFSAQPEHVRTARLVAAAVARRAGVDEAVLDEVRLAVGEACSRAVGLHLSNGLTAPVRVVLTEEEKLFSIEVGDEVPGPAGGPEGAVPGLDAALDPDTETEDEMGLAVISGLVDDVEVTSGEAGGTIRMSWPVSGAPDLP, encoded by the coding sequence ATGGCCACCGTTGAACTGCGCTTCAGCGCCCAGCCCGAACACGTCCGGACGGCCCGCCTCGTCGCGGCGGCCGTGGCGCGGCGGGCCGGCGTGGACGAAGCCGTGCTCGACGAGGTCCGCCTCGCCGTGGGCGAAGCCTGCTCGCGCGCCGTCGGCCTGCACCTCAGCAACGGGCTGACCGCGCCCGTCCGGGTGGTCCTGACCGAGGAGGAGAAGCTGTTCTCCATCGAGGTCGGTGACGAGGTGCCCGGACCGGCCGGTGGCCCGGAGGGCGCCGTGCCCGGCTTGGACGCCGCCCTGGACCCGGACACCGAAACCGAGGACGAGATGGGTCTCGCGGTGATCAGCGGGCTCGTCGACGACGTCGAGGTGACGAGCGGGGAGGCAGGCGGGACCATCCGGATGAGCTGGCCCGTGTCCGGCGCGCCCGATCTTCCGTAG
- the bldG gene encoding anti-sigma factor antagonist BldG — MDLSLSTRTVGDRTVVEVGGEIDVYTAPKLREQLVELVNDGSYHLVVDMERVDFLDSTGLGVLVGGLKRVRAHEGSLRLVCNQERILKIFRITGLTKVFPIHTTVEDAVAATD, encoded by the coding sequence GTGGACCTGTCCCTGTCGACTCGCACTGTCGGCGACCGCACGGTCGTGGAGGTCGGTGGCGAGATTGATGTGTATACCGCGCCCAAGCTGCGCGAGCAGTTGGTCGAGTTGGTGAACGACGGCAGCTACCACCTGGTTGTCGACATGGAGCGAGTGGACTTCCTCGACTCCACCGGCCTTGGTGTGCTCGTGGGAGGTCTCAAGCGCGTCCGTGCGCACGAGGGCTCGCTGCGTCTGGTCTGCAACCAGGAGCGCATCCTGAAGATCTTCCGCATCACCGGTCTGACGAAGGTGTTCCCGATCCACACGACGGTGGAAGACGCCGTCGCCGCCACCGACTGA
- a CDS encoding DEAD/DEAH box helicase, translated as MAFNHLPAGAHDAFGPLSRTPVTHSVPMANTHRPGRPTAPEDPRPTPGTVLDRLSRGPSRPARITHTEHLPPREGRHAVWPDRIRTDVVAAIRASGIEHPWEHQATAAEHALDGESVVVATGTASGKSLAYLAPVLSALADGAEAPNGRGATALYLAPTKALAADQRRAVRSLAAPLGNAVRPAVYDGDTPVEEREWVRQYANYVLTNPDMLHRGILPAHPRWSSFLRALRYVVIDECHTYRGVFGSHVAQVLRRLRRLCARYGADPVFLLASATASDPAAAASRLTGVPIIEVTDDASPRGEVVFALWEPPLLTELRGEKGAPVRRTATAETAELLADLVVQGVRTVAFVRSRRGAELIAVIAQERLAEVDRSLPRRVAAYRGGYLPEERRALERALHSGELLGLAATTALELGVDVSGLDAVLITGYPGTRASLWQQAGRAGRSGQGALAVLIARDDPLDTYLVHHPEALFRQPVEATVLDPDNPYVLAPHLCAAAAEIPLTEADLALFGPAAAELVPQLVAAKLLRRRATAWHWTRRERASDLTDIRGGGGSPVQIVEAATGRLLGTVDEAAAHTAVHEGAVHLHQGRTYLVKRLDLEDSVALVEEASPPFSTTARDTTSISVLETETEIPWGPARLCFGSVEVTNQVVSYLRRKLITGEVLGEAKLDLPPRTLRTRAVWWTVTEDQLDEARINPEILGGALHAAEHASIGLLPLFATCDRWDIGGVSVPLHPDTLLPTVFVYDGHPGGAGFAERAFHTARAWLTATRDAIAACECESGCPSCIQSPKCGNGNDPLHKRGAIRLLTRLLAQAPPP; from the coding sequence ATGGCATTCAATCACTTACCGGCAGGCGCGCACGACGCCTTCGGACCATTGTCCCGCACGCCGGTGACACACTCGGTTCCAATGGCCAATACTCACCGTCCCGGTCGGCCCACGGCACCCGAGGACCCACGACCCACTCCCGGCACGGTCCTGGACCGGCTCTCACGGGGGCCTTCCCGACCTGCGCGCATCACCCATACGGAGCACTTGCCCCCTCGGGAGGGCCGTCATGCAGTCTGGCCCGACCGCATCCGAACGGATGTCGTAGCGGCGATTCGGGCCTCGGGCATCGAACATCCGTGGGAACATCAGGCCACGGCCGCCGAGCACGCCCTGGACGGCGAGTCGGTGGTCGTCGCCACCGGCACCGCCTCGGGCAAGTCTCTGGCCTACCTCGCGCCCGTCCTCTCCGCCCTTGCGGACGGCGCCGAGGCCCCGAACGGCCGCGGCGCGACCGCGCTCTACCTGGCCCCGACCAAGGCCCTCGCGGCCGACCAGCGGCGCGCCGTGCGCTCGCTCGCCGCGCCCCTGGGCAACGCGGTCCGGCCCGCCGTCTACGACGGCGACACGCCGGTGGAAGAACGCGAATGGGTGCGCCAGTACGCGAACTACGTCCTCACCAACCCCGACATGCTGCACCGGGGGATCCTGCCCGCCCATCCCCGCTGGTCCTCCTTCCTGCGCGCGCTGCGCTACGTGGTCATCGACGAGTGCCACACCTACCGGGGCGTATTCGGCTCCCACGTGGCCCAGGTGCTGCGCCGGCTACGGCGGCTGTGCGCCCGCTACGGCGCCGATCCGGTGTTCCTGCTGGCCTCCGCCACCGCGAGCGACCCGGCGGCCGCAGCGTCCCGGCTGACGGGCGTCCCGATCATCGAGGTCACCGACGACGCCTCTCCGCGCGGCGAGGTGGTCTTCGCCCTGTGGGAGCCGCCGCTGCTGACCGAGCTGCGGGGCGAGAAGGGCGCGCCGGTACGCCGCACCGCGACGGCCGAGACCGCCGAGCTGCTGGCCGACCTGGTCGTCCAGGGGGTCCGTACGGTCGCCTTCGTGCGCTCCCGACGCGGAGCGGAGCTGATCGCGGTGATCGCCCAGGAGCGGCTCGCCGAGGTGGACCGGTCCCTGCCCCGGCGGGTCGCGGCCTACCGGGGCGGCTACCTGCCCGAGGAGCGCCGGGCCCTGGAGCGGGCCCTGCACTCCGGCGAACTGCTCGGCCTGGCCGCCACCACCGCCCTGGAGCTCGGCGTGGACGTCTCTGGCCTGGACGCCGTCCTGATCACCGGGTATCCGGGCACCAGGGCCTCCCTGTGGCAGCAGGCGGGCCGGGCCGGGCGCTCGGGGCAGGGCGCCCTGGCTGTGCTGATCGCCCGCGACGACCCGCTCGACACGTACCTGGTCCACCATCCGGAGGCCCTGTTCCGCCAACCGGTGGAAGCCACGGTCCTGGACCCGGACAACCCGTACGTCCTGGCTCCGCACCTGTGCGCGGCCGCCGCCGAGATCCCCCTGACGGAGGCGGACCTCGCCCTGTTCGGCCCGGCGGCCGCAGAGCTGGTCCCGCAGCTGGTGGCGGCGAAACTGCTCAGGCGCCGGGCCACGGCCTGGCACTGGACCCGCCGGGAGCGGGCCTCGGACCTGACCGACATCCGCGGCGGGGGCGGCTCCCCCGTACAGATCGTCGAGGCGGCCACCGGGCGCCTGCTGGGCACCGTCGACGAGGCCGCGGCCCACACCGCCGTCCACGAGGGGGCCGTCCACCTCCACCAGGGCCGCACCTATCTGGTGAAGCGGCTGGACCTGGAGGATTCGGTCGCGCTGGTCGAGGAGGCCAGCCCGCCGTTCTCGACCACCGCCCGCGACACCACCTCCATCTCCGTCCTGGAGACCGAGACCGAGATCCCCTGGGGTCCGGCCCGGCTCTGCTTCGGCTCGGTCGAGGTGACCAACCAGGTCGTCTCGTACCTGCGCCGCAAATTGATCACCGGCGAGGTGCTCGGCGAAGCCAAGCTGGACCTGCCGCCCCGCACCCTGCGCACCCGTGCCGTGTGGTGGACCGTGACCGAGGACCAGCTCGACGAGGCCCGGATCAACCCGGAGATCCTCGGCGGGGCCCTGCACGCCGCCGAGCACGCCTCCATCGGCCTGCTCCCGCTGTTCGCCACCTGCGACCGCTGGGACATCGGCGGGGTCTCCGTCCCGCTGCATCCCGACACCCTCCTCCCCACCGTGTTCGTCTACGACGGCCACCCGGGTGGCGCCGGCTTCGCGGAGCGCGCCTTCCACACGGCCCGCGCCTGGCTGACGGCGACCCGCGACGCGATCGCCGCCTGCGAATGCGAGTCCGGATGCCCCTCCTGCATCCAGTCCCCCAAGTGCGGCAACGGCAACGACCCGCTCCACAAGCGCGGCGCGATCCGCCTCCTCACCCGCCTCCTCGCCCAGGCCCCACCACCCTGA
- a CDS encoding small secreted protein, protein MNKKFAAAVSGGAVLMLVLSGCGGDDGDEKANAWAKKVCDKWQPELKKIETANADIKRVATESSKPDEVQTTDSAAFGSMSGAYQSMGNALQGAGVPPVKDGQTTQEAAVKGFAATSKGYADLKTKMEGLDPKDQTKFAEGLKEVAGGLEAATQGGKDALNTLKTGGLDKAMNGQKGCQVTTPSPAK, encoded by the coding sequence GTGAACAAGAAGTTTGCGGCCGCGGTGTCCGGCGGTGCGGTACTGATGCTCGTGCTGTCCGGCTGCGGCGGTGACGACGGGGACGAGAAGGCCAACGCCTGGGCCAAGAAGGTCTGCGACAAGTGGCAGCCCGAGCTGAAGAAGATCGAGACCGCCAACGCGGACATCAAGCGGGTGGCGACCGAGAGCAGCAAGCCCGACGAGGTGCAGACGACCGACTCGGCGGCGTTCGGGAGCATGTCCGGGGCGTACCAGTCGATGGGGAACGCCCTGCAGGGGGCGGGAGTTCCTCCGGTCAAGGACGGCCAGACGACCCAGGAAGCGGCGGTCAAGGGCTTCGCGGCGACGTCCAAGGGCTACGCCGACCTGAAGACGAAGATGGAAGGCCTGGACCCGAAGGACCAGACGAAGTTCGCCGAGGGCCTCAAGGAGGTGGCCGGCGGACTCGAAGCGGCCACCCAGGGCGGCAAGGACGCGCTTAACACGCTCAAGACGGGCGGCCTGGACAAGGCGATGAACGGCCAGAAGGGCTGCCAGGTCACGACGCCGTCGCCGGCGAAGTGA